A window of the Anoplolepis gracilipes chromosome 11, ASM4749672v1, whole genome shotgun sequence genome harbors these coding sequences:
- the LOC140671047 gene encoding G-protein coupled receptor Mth2-like isoform X1 — MYNKSFELWCCALLFFSLSTKSLGNFTSDNKQDNNLMVRRVFRATDKNDNEIIFNRHNWRKNFTMAYESVQNVFNINSRSNDFKYDDLIQNKFPVHYEKRNKMRREVRANFTKINNKYHSNENDNKNYTVPYKTCDNRTCINLCCPLGDRHDLFNNCTTVGPEYVFSDVYSFWNETNMQTEQKKIDKMFQLIVQNPCSNSTEIVRISLNDDSFDLNKYSFFENGTLFLPYFDQFFESTSYCLAFSNRDQADAVICSKTLKEAVKKEKDYFITVIKPVIDRMYIFSWICTIVSTLCMLIISLIYNMLPELHNIHSFMLRRYSSMIFIYYISKILVVLIGEKNLGHFISIASGIFAYFSDLASFFWLSAMSFDMWWTFRDIRLSTKKVEQQARKKFLYSIIAWGIPFIFTIICIIMKFVPNMPKNIIRPKFYVTTCWFPVGAAYLLYDYGPKVICTVISVFLSIHTALKIEGYEKNTARCLNNSESRCYNENKKWANLYLKLFIMLFVIIAMEWIIITTLVFGLLKDISLTKTYVAFGMCILEIMKDIGIFMIFVCKRTIMQLVLKHFCQNRRYGFKIFTHKGYYN; from the exons atgtataataaaagttttgaaCTTTGGTGTTGTgcacttttgtttttttcgttATCTACAAAGTCTCTGGGGAATTTCACAAGTGACAACAAGcaagataataatttgatgGTGAGACGCGTGTTTCGTGCTACGGACAAAAATGACAACGAGATAATTTTCAATAGACATAATTGGCGCAAAAATTTCACTATGGCTTACGAAAGTGTTCAGaatgtgtttaatattaattctagaAGTAATGACTTTAAATATGACGATTTGATTCAGAATAAGTTTCCCGTGCATTATGAGAAACGTAATAAAATGCGAAGGGAGGTACGAGCGAACTTTACAAAAATcaacaataaatatcattcaaatgaaaatgacaataaaaattacaccGTTCCATACAAGACATGCGACAATAGAACTTGCATCAACCTTTGTTGTCCTCTCGGTGATCGGcatgatttatttaacaattgcACTACTGTTGGACCTGAATATGTTTTCTCAGATGTGTATAGTTTCTGGAACGAGACGAATATGCAGACtgaacaaaagaaaatagacaAAATGTTTCAATTGATTGTCCAAAATCCGTGCTCAAACAGTACCGAAATTGTACGTATCAGTCTTAATGACGATAGTTTTGATTTGAACAAATACAGTTTTTTCGAAAACGGCACATTATTTCTTCCCTACTTTGACCAATTCTTCGAATCAACATCCTATTGTCTAGCCTTTTCGAATCGAGATCAGGCTGATGCGGTTATCTGCTCGAAGACTTTAAAAGAAGCtgtcaaaaaagaaaaggattaTTTCATTACAGTCATTAAACCGGTAATAGATAGAATGTACATTTTCAGCTGGATTTGCACTATAGTGTCTACGTTGTGTATGCTGATAATATCCCTGATATACAATATGTTGCCAGAGTtgcataatatacatagtttcATGTTGCGTAGATACAGCAGTATGATATTTATCTACTACATAAGTAAAATACTGGTAGTGCTAAtcggagaaaaaaatctgGGGCATTTCATCTCTATTGCAAGCG GTATATTTGCGTATTTCAGCGATTTAGCAAGTTTCTTCTGGTTAAGTGCAATGAGTTTCGATATGTGGTGGACATTTAG AGATATTCGTTTGTCAACAAAAAAAGTGGAACAACAAGCCAGGAAAAAGTTCCTATATTCTATCATTGCTTGGGGAATTCCCTTCATTTTCACTATCATTTGTATCATCATGAAATTTGTTCCCAACATGCCGAAAAACATAATTCGACCGAAATTTTATGTCACTACATGTTGGTTTCCTG ttggTGCGGCGTATCTGTTGTACGATTACGGGCCCAAAGTTATTTGTACCGTTATTAGCGTTTTCTTATCCATTCATACAGCACTGAAGATCGAGGGATATGAAAAGAACACAGCTCGTTGTCTTAATAATTCAGAGAGCCGATGTTATAATGAGAACAAGAAATG gGCCAATCTGTATCTTAAACTGTTTATAATGTTGTTTGTTATAATAGCCATGGAATGGATTATAATAACAACGTTGGTATTTGGGCTGCTTAAGGATATTAGTTTGACAAAGACATACGTTGCATTTGGTATGTGTATATTAGAAATCATGAAAGATATCggcatttttatgatattcgTGTGTAAGAGAACAATTATGCAATTGGTATTAAAGCATTTCTGTCAGAATCGCCGatatggttttaaaatttttacacataaggGTTATTACAATTGA
- the LOC140671047 gene encoding probable G-protein coupled receptor Mth-like 10 isoform X2 yields the protein MIFIYYISKILVVLIGEKNLGHFISIASGIFAYFSDLASFFWLSAMSFDMWWTFRDIRLSTKKVEQQARKKFLYSIIAWGIPFIFTIICIIMKFVPNMPKNIIRPKFYVTTCWFPVGAAYLLYDYGPKVICTVISVFLSIHTALKIEGYEKNTARCLNNSESRCYNENKKWANLYLKLFIMLFVIIAMEWIIITTLVFGLLKDISLTKTYVAFGMCILEIMKDIGIFMIFVCKRTIMQLVLKHFCQNRRYGFKIFTHKGYYN from the exons ATGATATTTATCTACTACATAAGTAAAATACTGGTAGTGCTAAtcggagaaaaaaatctgGGGCATTTCATCTCTATTGCAAGCG GTATATTTGCGTATTTCAGCGATTTAGCAAGTTTCTTCTGGTTAAGTGCAATGAGTTTCGATATGTGGTGGACATTTAG AGATATTCGTTTGTCAACAAAAAAAGTGGAACAACAAGCCAGGAAAAAGTTCCTATATTCTATCATTGCTTGGGGAATTCCCTTCATTTTCACTATCATTTGTATCATCATGAAATTTGTTCCCAACATGCCGAAAAACATAATTCGACCGAAATTTTATGTCACTACATGTTGGTTTCCTG ttggTGCGGCGTATCTGTTGTACGATTACGGGCCCAAAGTTATTTGTACCGTTATTAGCGTTTTCTTATCCATTCATACAGCACTGAAGATCGAGGGATATGAAAAGAACACAGCTCGTTGTCTTAATAATTCAGAGAGCCGATGTTATAATGAGAACAAGAAATG gGCCAATCTGTATCTTAAACTGTTTATAATGTTGTTTGTTATAATAGCCATGGAATGGATTATAATAACAACGTTGGTATTTGGGCTGCTTAAGGATATTAGTTTGACAAAGACATACGTTGCATTTGGTATGTGTATATTAGAAATCATGAAAGATATCggcatttttatgatattcgTGTGTAAGAGAACAATTATGCAATTGGTATTAAAGCATTTCTGTCAGAATCGCCGatatggttttaaaatttttacacataaggGTTATTACAATTGA